In Flavobacterium endoglycinae, one DNA window encodes the following:
- the tyrS gene encoding tyrosine--tRNA ligase: protein MKNLVEELKWRGLYHDSMPGTEEQLLKEATTAYIGFDPTADSLHIGSMVQIILLVHLKNFGHQPIALVGGATGMIGDPSGKSDERNLLNEETLAKNVAGIKSVLSRFLDFNSKEANAPVMVNNYDWMKEFSFIDFAREVGKRITVNYMMAKDSVKKRINGEGEGMSFTEFTYQLIQGYDFYHLYKNNNCLLQMGGSDQWGNITTGAELVRRMGGENAKAFALTTPLITKADGSKFGKSEGGNVWLDADKTSVYKFYQFWVNATDADAEKYIKIFTFLDKETIDTLIAEHQEAPHLRVLQKKLAEEITIFVHSKEELEKAIQASNILFGNSTAEDLKKLDEATFLEVFDGVPQAEIAKADLESGLDIITVLNEKTGFFKSNGEARRALTANSISVNREKIKEDFILTANDLINHQFVLLQSGKKNYFVIRVV, encoded by the coding sequence ATGAAGAATCTAGTTGAAGAATTAAAGTGGCGTGGTTTGTACCATGATAGTATGCCGGGAACCGAAGAGCAATTGTTAAAGGAAGCAACAACTGCGTATATCGGGTTTGATCCAACGGCAGATTCACTGCATATCGGAAGCATGGTTCAGATTATTTTATTGGTTCATTTAAAGAATTTCGGACACCAGCCAATTGCTTTGGTAGGAGGTGCAACCGGAATGATTGGTGATCCGTCTGGGAAATCTGATGAAAGAAACCTGCTGAACGAAGAAACTTTAGCTAAAAACGTTGCCGGAATTAAAAGTGTTCTGTCTCGTTTTTTAGACTTTAATTCAAAAGAAGCAAATGCTCCGGTTATGGTAAACAACTATGACTGGATGAAAGAATTCTCGTTTATTGATTTTGCCCGTGAAGTTGGAAAACGTATTACGGTAAATTATATGATGGCAAAGGATTCTGTTAAAAAAAGAATTAACGGTGAAGGTGAAGGAATGTCTTTTACAGAATTCACGTATCAGCTAATTCAGGGATACGATTTTTATCATTTATATAAAAATAACAACTGCCTTTTGCAAATGGGTGGTTCTGATCAATGGGGAAATATCACTACTGGTGCAGAATTAGTCCGCAGAATGGGTGGCGAAAATGCAAAAGCTTTTGCGCTTACAACGCCATTAATTACGAAAGCAGACGGATCTAAATTTGGAAAATCGGAAGGTGGAAATGTTTGGTTGGATGCTGATAAAACTTCGGTTTATAAATTTTACCAATTTTGGGTAAACGCTACCGATGCCGATGCTGAAAAATACATTAAAATCTTTACTTTCTTAGATAAAGAAACGATTGACACGTTAATAGCAGAACATCAAGAAGCACCACATTTAAGAGTTTTACAAAAGAAATTAGCAGAAGAAATTACAATTTTTGTTCACAGTAAAGAAGAATTAGAAAAAGCAATCCAGGCTTCGAATATTTTATTCGGAAATTCAACTGCTGAAGATTTAAAGAAATTAGATGAAGCAACTTTCTTAGAGGTTTTTGATGGAGTTCCACAAGCTGAAATCGCAAAAGCGGATTTAGAAAGCGGATTGGATATTATCACTGTTTTGAACGAAAAAACAGGTTTCTTTAAATCAAATGGAGAGGCAAGACGTGCTTTAACAGCGAATTCGATTTCTGTAAACAGAGAAAAAATAAAAGAAGATTTTATACTAACGGCAAATGATTTAATCAACCATCAGTTTGTGTTATTGCAAAGTGGTAAGAAAAACTATTTTGTGATTCGTGTAGTTTAA
- a CDS encoding LuxE/PaaK family acyltransferase — MITATDIFTISSHKQFEKTALKVFRHQYANNVVYREFCDFLKTDPQRVKSLQQIPFLPIQFFKSHNVVSNNDPAQVTFTSSGTTGMITSRHLVTDASLYEESYRKGFSQFYGNIEDYVVLALLPSYLEREGSSLIYMVEDLIKLSNQPESGFYLHNHDDLIKKLTELDESGQNVILIGVTYALLDLIEKHQFNLQNTIIMETGGMKGKRKEMIREELHEILCKGFGVSSIHSEYGMTELLAQAYSLGEGVFECPSWMHILVRDPEDALTYIQDGKTGGINVIDLANINSCSFIATQDLGKKNPNNSFEVLGRFDNSDIRGCNLMVL, encoded by the coding sequence TTGATTACAGCTACCGATATATTTACCATCTCAAGCCACAAACAATTTGAAAAAACAGCATTAAAAGTGTTTCGTCATCAATATGCAAATAATGTGGTATATCGTGAGTTTTGTGATTTCTTAAAAACAGATCCGCAACGCGTAAAATCTCTACAGCAGATACCATTTTTACCCATTCAGTTTTTCAAAAGCCATAATGTCGTTTCAAATAATGATCCAGCACAGGTGACTTTTACCAGCAGTGGTACAACTGGAATGATTACAAGCCGACATTTGGTTACGGATGCCTCACTTTATGAAGAAAGTTATCGCAAAGGTTTCTCTCAGTTTTATGGCAATATAGAAGATTACGTTGTTTTAGCCCTTTTGCCGTCTTATCTTGAACGAGAAGGATCTTCACTCATTTACATGGTAGAAGACCTTATAAAACTATCCAATCAGCCGGAAAGCGGGTTTTATTTACACAATCACGACGACTTGATTAAAAAATTAACCGAATTAGACGAATCTGGTCAAAATGTAATTTTAATTGGTGTTACTTATGCGCTACTGGATTTGATCGAAAAACATCAATTCAACCTTCAAAATACCATTATTATGGAAACTGGAGGGATGAAAGGGAAACGCAAAGAAATGATTCGCGAAGAGTTACACGAAATTTTATGCAAGGGTTTTGGTGTTTCTTCCATTCATTCTGAATATGGAATGACGGAACTTCTGGCTCAAGCGTATTCTTTAGGAGAAGGCGTTTTTGAATGTCCATCATGGATGCATATTCTAGTTCGCGATCCCGAAGATGCCTTAACCTATATTCAAGATGGAAAAACCGGCGGAATCAACGTTATTGATTTGGCTAACATTAACTCCTGCTCTTTTATTGCCACACAGGATTTAGGCAAAAAAAATCCCAACAACTCTTTTGAGGTATTGGGACGTTTTGACAATTCTGATATACGCGGATGCAATTTGATGGTGCTTTAG
- a CDS encoding T9SS type A sorting domain-containing protein, which yields MAKNYFYITFILAFFFSVNVAAQDSKQLPKPQDTAGIEGLSLYPNPVLNGKVYISSKNDLEKEVIVFDILGKKVLQAHLVSKELSVSDLVPGVYIIKISEQNATSTRKLIIR from the coding sequence ATGGCAAAAAACTACTTTTATATTACATTCATATTGGCTTTTTTCTTTTCTGTAAACGTTGCGGCGCAAGACAGTAAGCAATTACCAAAACCTCAAGACACTGCAGGTATTGAGGGGCTAAGCTTGTACCCTAACCCAGTATTAAATGGAAAGGTATATATTTCTTCTAAAAATGATTTGGAAAAAGAAGTCATTGTTTTTGATATTCTAGGAAAAAAAGTACTGCAGGCACATTTAGTTTCTAAGGAACTTAGCGTTTCAGATTTAGTTCCAGGTGTTTACATTATAAAAATTAGTGAACAAAACGCCACTTCAACCCGAAAACTTATCATTCGATAA